Proteins co-encoded in one Aspergillus luchuensis IFO 4308 DNA, chromosome 6, nearly complete sequence genomic window:
- a CDS encoding uncharacterized protein (COG:S;~EggNog:ENOG410PR1M) has protein sequence MASTYDLVNYDSDEEREKHPNVPFANPKSAALFMAGLLEGARFIYGLMGELAVAFLRSTRVSWGVDMALAPRKWRDIWKIMEAGPGYAVP, from the coding sequence ATGGCCTCAACATATGACCTCGTGAATTATGACTCCgacgaggagagggaaaagcaCCCTAATGTTCCCTTCGCCAACCCCAAATCTGCTGCCCTTTTCATGGCTGGCTTGTTGGAAGGAGCCAGGTTTATTTATGGGCTGATGGGTGAGCTTGCGGTCGCCTTCTTGCGCAGCACCCGAGTCAGTTGGGGCGTTGACATGGCCTTAGCACCCAGGAAATGGCGAGACATTTGGAAGATTATGGAGGCTGGGCCAGGGTATGCTGTTCCATAG
- a CDS encoding uncharacterized protein (COG:E;~EggNog:ENOG410PUIZ;~InterPro:IPR006076,IPR036188;~PFAM:PF01266,PF13450;~go_function: GO:0016491 - oxidoreductase activity [Evidence IEA];~go_process: GO:0055114 - oxidation-reduction process [Evidence IEA]): MDKDSHVVIIGAGVFGLTTAYQLATEGYKNITVLDRHMPPVSDGSSSDISRIIRFDYADDDYLRISHAAYLKWQEPKYRGIFYPRPFILTGSMGPVKDSWMERTKAALNRYNLPWTHVTDADHAKRLHPVLSGKLAAPPFSGYQNNQAGWADANKAISQLRDDCFEAGVSFICGRRGTVVGFDTDSDKNIKAVRTLIGSPVSGDHFILAAGAWGSSLVPMYNSTIATAQVLGFMRLTPEEVKKYEELPIYINFSSGWFNFPPHEDTSLLKMAVHGWGYTRTPKEGELTLAKGNISTPPLIPPRERINFVPADGEHRLREGLREILPELADRPFEKLALCWYTDTPTGDFIMDYHPDFKNLFIGGAGSGHGFKFLPVLGEYMSRAIKRDLPKNLAQKWRFRMEYQNQDDTFLGDGSRAGPARRELTPYEKAKL, from the exons ATGGATAAAGATAGCCATGTTGTGATTATCGGTGCAGGCGTATTTGGCCTCACCACTGCTTACCAGCTCGCCACCGAGGGCTACAAGAACATTACGGTCCTTGATCGACATATGCCCCCA GTTTCAGATGGGTCCAGCTCTGATATCTCTCGTATAATTCGATTTGATTATGCCGACGACGATTACTTGCGTATTTCTCACGCAGCCTATTTGAAATGGCAGGAGCCCAAGTACCGGGGCATTTTCTACCCCAGACCTTTCATTCTGACAGGAAGCATGGGTCCCGTCAAAGACTCATGGATGGAGAGGACCAAAGCGGCTCTCAACAGGTATAACCTTCCATGGACTCACGTAACCGACGCGGACCACGCGAAGCGGTTACACCCAGTCCTCAGCGGGAAATTAGCCGCACCTCCGTTCTCTGGGTACCAAAACAACCAAGCAGGATGGGCAGATGCCAACAAGGCTATCAGCCAGCTTCGTGATGATTGCTTCGAAGCTGGCGTTTCATTCATCTGCGGCCGGCGGGGTACGGTTGTTGGGTTCGACACCGATTCCGACAAGAATATCAAGGCCGTACGAACCCTCATTGGAAGCCCCGTGTCGGGAGATCACTTCATTCTTGCAGCTGGTGCATGGGGGTCTAGCCTGGTTCCCATGTACAACTCTACCATTGCTACTGCTCAGGTCCTGGGATTCATGCGTCTCACGCcagaggaggtgaagaagtacGAAGAGCTTCCGATTTACATCAACTTCTCGAGTGGCTGGTTTAACTTCCCTCCTCATGAAGATACTAGCCTACTGAAGATGGCTGTTCACGGGTGGGGATACACCAGGACCCCCAAGGAGGGAGAGCTCACCCTCGCCAAGGGCAACATCTCGACTCCCCCGTTGATCCCGCCTCGTGAGCGTATCAATTTTGTCCCAGCGGATGGCGAGCACAGACTCCGGGAAGGGCTGCGCGAGATTCTGCCCGAACTAGCTGACCGGCCTTTTGAGAAGCTGGCTCTCTGCTGGTATACGGACACCCCGACCGGTGATTTCATCATGGACTACCACCCGGATTTCAAGAACTTGTTTATTGGGGGTGCGGGCAGTGGACA TGGATTCAAGTTCCTACCTGTCCTGGGTGAATACATGTCGCGGGCAATCAAACGGGACCTGCCAAAGAACCTCGCTCAGAAGTGGCGATTCCGGATGGAATACCAGAACCAGGACGATACTTTCCTGGGCGATGGGAGCCGTGCAGGACCCGCGAGACGGGAGTTGACTCCTTATGAGAAGGCTAAATTGTAG
- a CDS encoding uncharacterized protein (COG:E;~EggNog:ENOG410PJ18;~InterPro:IPR013057;~TransMembrane:5 (i49-70o76-98i128-152o158-176i188-207o)): MKKQLSLDNSPEDILSAESQAGELSFLEPIQDDAVFGEIREGDTNYRNVSCIGTVALMLKVQIGLGVLTIPSCFDILGIIPGVIVLLAIAATTTWSNWMVGVFKIRHREVYGIGDVGKMLLGRAGYELFGGAYILYYIFTGGSALLSISIAFNALSDHAACTAIFVAVAAIIGFAFSSIQTLARISWLAWIGVSCVIIAGKCVFADADLDLV, translated from the exons ATGAAGAAACAATTAAGTCTTGACAATAGTCCGGAAGACATCCTATCAGCGGAGTCACAAGCTGGCGAGCTCTCCTTCTTGGAACCGATCCAGGATGATGCGGTATTCGGTGAAATTCGCGAAGGAGATACCAATTATCGTAAC GTGAGCTGTATAGGAACCGTTGCCCTTATGTTGAAAGTGCAAATTGGCCTTGGAGTTCTCACGATACCCAGCTGTTTCGACATTCTTGGGATAATACCTGGAGTTATTGTTCTGCTTGCAATTGCAGCCACGACAACCTGGTCGAATTGGATGGTGGGCGTGTTCAAAATACGCCATCGTGAGGTCTATGGCATAGGCGATGTTGGAAAGATGCTCCTTGGGCGAGCTGGATACGAGCTGTTCGGCGGGGCTTATATCCTAT ACTATATCTTCACTGGTGGATCTGCTCTCTTGAGTATCTCGATCGCCTTTAATGCGCTCTCTGATCATGCAGCATGCACTGCCATTTTTGTGGCTGTTGCAGCCATTATTGGCTTTGCCTTCTCTAGTATCCAGACTCTTGCCCGTATAAGCTGGCTCGCCTGGATAGGTGTATCGTGCGTTATCATTGCAGGCAAGTGTGTTTTTGCAGATGCGGACTTGGATTTGGTCTAA
- the SIT2_3 gene encoding siderochrome iron transporter 2 (COG:G;~EggNog:ENOG410QE3G;~InterPro:IPR011701,IPR036259;~PFAM:PF07690;~TransMembrane:14 (i79-103o109-130i142-159o165-187i199-218o230-250i285-304o316-334i354-379o391-411i423-441o447-466i487-507o563-580i);~go_function: GO:0022857 - transmembrane transporter activity [Evidence IEA];~go_process: GO:0055085 - transmembrane transport [Evidence IEA]): MGVVVDRLKGRKTNHVVDDLQPVEQLPKNSQTDGPSANLGLSEKDTQPERVSQEAPIGVQKAEAAALVWSRKAIYGTYAWIWVCYFMLALHEYISTNVLYYAYSNFSHASQVTTAYILATIIGGVLKLPIGKLLGIWGRAEGLIVFVIVYVLGLIILAACNGPNAFAAGYVFYWIGYDAIYLILEIFIADTSGLRNRAFAFGFSTTPFICCAFTGSLAANSFIKTSGWRWAYGAFAIVQPFVFAPLIFVFKYYERKAYKTGVLVRQDNGRTWFQSLIHYIHEFDVIGAFILMAAFVLFLLPFSLASYGRTEYHNAAFIAEVVIGFVLFFVFAAWERWCARVHFIPYDLLRDRTVLGACLLAAVVYFSFYCWDSYFYYFVMVVYNLDVTKTGYMTSIYTVGSCVWSPVFGFWIRMVKEFKYSCLCFAAPLMFLGAGLMIHFRGQDADIGYVIMCQIFIAFSGGMLVIGQQMAVMCASNRDGIPILLSMLGLFNSIGGAIGYAVSAAIYTNTFTDGLRRALPAEDQDLFETLYSGGYLSQMKYEPGSAVRDAVNYAWGYMEKYEAIAATCILVLMFPAVGMWKHYNVDKKQNKGTMI, encoded by the exons ATGGGTGTCGTCGTTGACCGACTCAAGGGTCGCAAGACCAACCATGTCGTGGATGATCTTCAGCCAGTAGAGCAGCTTCCGAAGAATTCTCAGACGGATGGTCCGTCTGCTAACCTGGGGCTCTCCGAGAAAGATACCCAGCCTGAAAGGGTTTCCCAGGAGGCCCCGATCGGAGTGCAGAAGGCAGAGGCTGCTGCGCTGGTCTGGAGCAGAAAAGCCATTTACGGCACTTACGCCTG GATCTGGGTCTGCTATTTCATGCTTGCGCTTCACGAATACATCAGTACCAACGTACTCTACTATGCTTACTCGAACTTCTCCCACGCCTCGCAAGTCACGACAGCCTATATCTTAGCGACCATCATTGGTGGTGTGCTGAAGCTGCCCATTGGAAAGCTTCTAGGAATTTGGGGGCGTGCTGAAGGTCTGATCGTCTTCGTTATCGTTTACGTTCTTGGATTGATCATCCTCGCGGCATGCAACGGACCCAATGCCTTCGCTGCAGGCTATGTCTTCTACTGGATTGGTTACGATGCTATCTACCTCATTCTTGAGATCTTCATTGCGGATACCTCTGGCTTGCGCAACCGAGCCTTTGCTTTTGGCTTCTCCACGACGCCTTTCATCTGCTGTGCCTTTACCGGTTCCCTTGCAGCCAACTCCTTTATCAAAACTTCGGGCTGGCGCTGGGCCTATGGCGCCTTCGCCATAGTCCAGCCCTTCGTCTTCGCGCCCCTCATTTTTGTCTTCAAATATTATGAGCGGAAGGCCTACAAGACCGGTGTTCTGGTTCGCCAAGACAATGGCCGGACCTGGTTCCAGTCGCTGATCCACTACATCCACGAATTCGATG TCATCGGtgccttcatcctcatgGCCGCCTTCgtactcttcctcctccctttcAGCCTAGCTAGCTATGGCCGAACAGAATACCACAACGCCGCCTTTATTGCCGAAGTAGTCATCGGTttcgttctcttctttgtcttcgcAGCCTGGGAGAGATGGTGCGCCCGGGTCCACTTCATCCCCTACGACCTTCTCCGGGACCGCACCGTCCTCGGCGCCTGCCTCCTTGCCGCAGTCGTCTACTTTAGCTTCTACTGCTGGGACagctacttctactacttcGTAATGGTCGTCTACAACCTGGACGTGACCAAAACCGGCTACATGACCTCCATCTATACCGTCGGATCGTGCGTCTGGTCCCCCGTCTTCGGCTTCTGGATCCGCATGGTCAAGGAATTCAAGTACTCGTGTCTGTGCTTTGCGGCGCCGTTGATGTTCTTAGGTGCTGGGTTGATGATTCATTTCCGGGGTCAAGACGCAGATATCGGGTACGTAATAATGTGTCAGATCTTTATTGCGTTCTCAGGTGGTATGTTGGTTATTGGTCAGCAGATGGCGGTGATGTGTGCGTCGAACAGGGATGGGATCCCAATCTTGTTGTCAATGTTAGGTCTATTCAATAGTATTGGGGGCGCTATTGGGTATGCGGTTTCGGCGGCGATTTATACGAACACGTTCACGgatgggttgaggagggcgcTGCCGGCGGAGGATCAGGACCTGTTCGAGACGTTGTACTCTGGGGGTTATTTGTCGCAGATGAAGTATGAGCCTGGGTCGGCGGTTAGGGATGCGGTCAATTATGCGTGGGGGTATATGGAGAAGTACGAGGCTATTGCAGCGACTTGTAttttggtgttgatgtttcCGGCGGTGGGTATGTGGAAGCATTATAATGTGGACAAGAAACAGAATAAGGGGACGATGATCTAG
- a CDS encoding carboxylesterase/lipase family protein (COG:I;~EggNog:ENOG410PVER;~InterPro:IPR002018,IPR029058;~MEROPS:MER0033226;~PFAM:PF00135;~SECRETED:SignalP(1-21)), with protein MPSFTTKGLAAVALGAAAAQAQLWDQVIQTNYGPVKGFKYFTNETVLEKFFGTTESNVTAFLGIPFAADTGYQNRWKPPQPREPWNTTLNATSFGPACPSNYETYISEDCLSLNIWTNAASADAKLPVIVWNQGSDETSDTAWWYGGGMAMKDVILISFNRRDDAFGYLALPELNAEGLAATGHNTSGNYGVLDQLEVLKWVQKNIANFGGDPDRVIVAGQSFGSSQVYHAVNSPLFSGYFHGGISESGIRYPYDPLLAGLATSYVNMSTAITHGESYKSAHNVSTLAELRELSMEDLLVGSQDRVNGTWIWWVTALSAGYPLIFKPVLDDYVLPSTYLETLINGPANDVPVITGNTKDESGASTTTDYTVHEYLNYTSLKYGDLFDRYIKLYPTDNNQSTADRSWNAAARDASLIGSWAYATDWYKAAESDFYTYYWTHAPPGQDQGAFHQSEIMYALNALYANADTYPFTDADYEIAAKMSAYWANFAKTLNPNQGGSYTGKGSLPNWAPNSPNGTQIVMELGNYFGNVPIAHPDQVKFMMDYFHQQIPY; from the coding sequence ATGCCCTCATTCACTACCAAGGGCCTCGCCGCTGTGGCCCTGGGCGCTGCTGCCGCTCAGGCCCAGCTCTGGGATCAGGTCATCCAGACAAACTACGGTCCTGTTAAGGGTTTCAAGTACTTCACCAACGAGACTGTTCTCGAGAAGTTCTTCGGCACCACCGAGTCCAATGTCACCGCTTTTCTGGGTATCCCCTTCGCTGCCGATACTGGCTACCAGAACCGCTGGAAGCCTCCCCAGCCCCGTGAGCCCTGGAATACGACCTTGAACGCCACCTCTTTCGGCCCTGCATGTCCCAGCAACTACGAGACTTATATCAGCGAGGACTGCCTCAGCCTGAACATCTGGACCAATGCTGCCTCGGCTGACGCCAAGCTTCCTGTCATTGTTTGGAACCAGGGTTCCGATGAGACCAGTGATACTGCTTGGTGGTATGGTGGCGGTATGGCCATGAAGGATGTTATCCTTATCTCCTTCAACCGCCGTGACGATGCCTTCGGCTACCTCGCCCTCCCCGAGCTCAACGCTGAGGGTCTTGCTGCCACCGGTCACAACACCTCTGGCAACTATGGTGTCCTGGATCAACTGGAGGTTCTCAAGTGGGTTCAGAAGAACATCGCCAACTTCGGTGGTGACCCTGACCGTGTCATCGTTGCTGGTCAGTCCTTCGGTTCTTCCCAGGTCTACCACGCCGTCAACagccctctcttctccggcTACTTCCACGGTGGTATCTCCGAGTCTGGTATCCGCTACCCCTATGACCCCTTGCTTGCCGGTCTGGCTACTTCCTACGTCAACATGTCTACCGCCATTACCCACGGTGAATCCTACAAGAGCGCGCACAACGTCTCCACCCTAGCCGAGCTGCGTGAGCTCTCCATGGAGGACCTCCTCGTCGGTTCTCAGGACCGTGTCAACGGCACCTGGATCTGGTGGGTTACTGCTCTCTCCGCAGGCTACCCCCTGATCTTCAAGCCCGTCCTGGATGACTACgtccttccctccacctACCTTGAGACCCTCATCAACGGCCCTGCCAACGACGTCCCCGTTATCACCGGTAACACCAAGGACGAGTCCGGCGCctctaccaccaccgactACACCGTCCACGAATACCTCAACTACACTTCCCTGAAGTACGGCGACCTCTTCGACCGCTACATCAAGCTCTACCCCACCGACAACAACCAGAGCACCGCCGACCGTTCCTGGAACGCCGCCGCCCGTGATGCCTCCCTCATTGGCTCCTGGGCCTACGCCACCGACTGGTACAAGGCCGCCGAGTCCGACTTCTACACCTACTACTGGACCCACGCTCCCCCGGGCCAGGATCAGGGTGCCTTCCACCAGTCTGAGATCATGTACGCCCTGAACGCTCTCTACGCTAACGCCGACACCTACCCCTTCACCGATGCCGACTACGAGATCGCTGCGAAGATGTCTGCCTACTGGGCTAACTTCGCCAAGACCCTCAACCCTAACCAGGGTGGCTCTTACACTGGCAAGGGCAGCCTGCCCAACTGGGCCCCTAACAGCCCCAACGGCACCCAGATCGTCATGGAGCTGGGTAACTACTTCGGCAATGTTCCCATTGCTCACCCCGACCAGGTTAAGTTCATGATGGACTACTTCCACCAGCAGATTCCTTACTAG
- a CDS encoding uncharacterized protein (COG:T;~EggNog:ENOG410PWKG;~InterPro:IPR000719,IPR011009;~PFAM:PF00069;~go_function: GO:0004672 - protein kinase activity [Evidence IEA];~go_function: GO:0005524 - ATP binding [Evidence IEA];~go_process: GO:0006468 - protein phosphorylation [Evidence IEA]), with translation MISDLQEMIVTWTPRQAGYVETMSHQILLGLDFLHRSDIAHCDLQPGNMLVAVTDSINDTEAFLEPPQFSPVRWLEGVTKDGSAPEYLMPSQRRYNQLKEVQHFSLVVKIGDLGGAQFRTQCNERPVTPLSLRAPETINGSPWDWTIDIWALGCLIFEIATNEPLFPLCTFGIRREEVNKEHLELIEERLSDSTGQAGFAAYLAERLPDNFGAENVQHMAKFLLLMLRVNREERWCTKDLLQDAFAVNEH, from the exons ATGATCTCGGACCTGCAAGAAATGATAGTCACATGGACGCCACGCCAGGCGGGATATGTAGAAACCATGTCACATCAAATCCTCTTGGGGCTCGATTTCCTCCATAGATCTGATATTGCCCATTGCG ACCTACAACCAGGAAACATGCTGGTAGCAGTTACTGACTCGATAAATGACACCGAAGCTTTTCTGGAGCCACCACAATTCAGCCCAGTCAGATGGCTTGAAGGAGTGACGAAGGATGGCAGTGCCCCAGAATACTTGATGCCTTCACAGAGACGATACAACCAACTGAAGGAAGTCCAGCACTTCAGCCTTGTGGTCAAAATTGGGGATTTGGGTGGCG CTCAATTCCGTACACAGTGCAACGAGCGGCCTGTAACACCACTGTCACTACGCGCGCCTGAAACCATAAATGGGAGTCCTTGGGACTGGACCATTGATATCTGGGCATTGGGGTGCTTG ATATTTGAAATAGCAACCAACGAGCCACTCTTTCCACTTTGTACCTTTGGTATACGACGAGAGGAGGTCAATAAAGAACATCTGGAACTTATTGAAGAGAGACTGAGTGATTCTACTGGACAAGCTGGATTTGCTGCATATCTCGCCGAGCGGCTGCCGGATAATTTCGGGGCTGAGAATGTACAGCACATGGCTAAGTTTCTCTTACTGATGCTGCGGGTAAATCGTGAAGAACGGTGGTGCACGAAAGACTTGCTGCAAGATGCATTTGCTGTGAATGAGCACTAA
- a CDS encoding Zn(II)2Cys6 transcription factor (COG:S;~EggNog:ENOG410PWDA;~InterPro:IPR036864,IPR001138;~PFAM:PF00172;~TransMembrane:1 (o497-515i);~go_function: GO:0000981 - DNA-binding transcription factor activity, RNA polymerase II-specific [Evidence IEA];~go_function: GO:0008270 - zinc ion binding [Evidence IEA];~go_process: GO:0006355 - regulation of transcription, DNA-templated [Evidence IEA]), giving the protein MAECQFTDSMDRSSEPRERSRQACEPCRRRKTKCPGERPVCSTCQRLKHQCVYSLRDRASVTSGRVTKAYARATQDRLRILESQVNDLYGALCARSSRNGEPSPGTPESNSTSQRELDWQVPVREYSNDMSTFSPTNPHPPTETLQHFIEVYRKVLHLQPLPLFDMHTLQSDLAKAPDFLLWSFLTLILPFSGHEFYHGREIEARKFYSQSAEQAVVKMAIEGVSQVEVLQSLCLLALRHIKEGKQAQACMTIGMASRLQAFRTLQHNNTNQTETRDLTISRCHWSIRILESIFTPQLSIPSPPQIPTCPEYPYPPSVPVPPPLPSASPTQTDPFDTTDPTNDLGIVAYGIQLIVIWGETASYLHSIRTNPNLNEETPWSLSSTYSKLNHRRNEHETQLPESHLLRNVAFTKRTRAEISTHREYWTSWISMQIFCHALVAIQNHPFIHLVILRGNRGVSQSRLFLQQTVDHALFHSEWVFRLVQAWENFDLPFHDPLIAHLVAATASISWIFQFARDRGIGEKARGHLVIAERSLTRMSTVWPHVSHRLKTLHALQASASVATTNPSISSEHQGAMITKGTTITIQPSLFWDLLDPKICPTETPGSSGLAAPGARMRVTTQFMHPLSEDEPSVGQEERGVGGVGGGGEGLLPDVHAHELEQLSLDELFGQLGDDEFTWTL; this is encoded by the exons ATGGCGGAATGTCAATTTACCGATAGCATGGATCGATCGTCTGAGCCCCGAGAACGGAGTCGACAGGCCTGCGAGCCATGTCG ACgcagaaaaacaaaatgtCCTGGAGAGAGGCCGGTTTGCTCAACCTGCCAAAGATTAAAACACCAATGTGTTTATTCACTCAGGGACCGAGCAAGCGTCACATCTGGAAGGGTGACAAAAGCGTATGC AAGAGCTACCCAAGATCGGCTACGGATACTCGAGTCACAGGTCAATGATTTGTATGGTGCGCTATG CGCACGCTCCAGCAGAAATGGCGAACCATCACCGGGGACTCCTGAGAGCAATAGTACCTCGCAGAGAGAGCTGGACTGGCAGGTTCCCGTGCGAGAGTATTCTAATGATATGTCTACCTTCTCACCAACAAA TCCACATCCACCCACAGAGACATTGCAGCACTTTATAGAGGTGTACCGAAAAGTGCTACATCTGCAGCCACTACCACTGTTCGACATGCATACACTCCAGTCGGATTTAGCTAAAGCGCCAGACTTTCTTCTATGGAGTTTCTTAACGCTTATACTACCATTTTCAGGTCATGAATTCTACCACGGCAGAGAGATAGAAGCTCGGAAATTCTATTCTCAGTCCGCCGAACAGGCAGTAGTGAAAATGGCCATCGAGGGCGTATCACAAGTGGAAGTACTGCAGTCGCTGTGCTTGCTAGCCCTACGGCACATCAAAG AAGGCAAACAAGCCCAAGCCTGCATGACAATTGGAATGGCATCCCGACTCCAAGCATTCCGAACCctacaacacaacaacaccaaccaaaCAGAAACCAGAGACCTCACAATCTCCCGCTGCCACTGGAGCATACGCATCCTAGAAAGCATTTTCACCCCACAactctccatcccatctccgCCACAAATCCCAACATGCCCCGAATACCCCTACCCGCCCAGCGTACCCGTCCCACCCCCGCTCCCTTCCGCATCCCCTACCCAAACCGACCCCTTCGACACCACCGACCCAACCAACGACCTTGGAATCGTCGCCTACGGCATCCAACTAATAGTCATCTGGGGAGAAACAGCCTCCTACCTCCACAGCATCCGCACGAATCCTAACCTCAACGAAGAAACCCCCTGGTCCCTATCCTCCACCTACTCAAAGCTCAACCACAGACGCAACGAACACGAAACTCAACTCCCAGAatcccatctcctccgcAACGTAGCCTTCACCAAACGCACCCGCGCCGAAATCTCTACTCACCGGGAATACTGGACTTCCTGGATATCGATGCAAATCTTCTGCCATGCTCTCGTCGCAATCCAGAACCACCCCTTCATCCACCTCGTCATTCTACGCGGGAACCGCGGCGTCTCCCAGTCCcggctcttcctccaacaAACAGTCGACCACGCCTTATTTCACTCTGAATGGGTATTTCGACTCGTCCAAGCTTGGGAGAACTTCGACCTACCGTTTCACGACCCATTAATAGCCCATTTAGTAGCAGCTACTGCGTCCATATCATGGATATTCCAGTTCGCGCGGGACAGAGGAATCGGAGAAAAAGCACGAGGACATCTCGTCATCGCAGAGAGATCATTAACTCGAATGTCAACGGTCTGGCCACACGTTTCGCATAGGCTTAAGACCCTCCATGCACTTCAGGCGTCGGCATCTGTGGCGACTACGAACCCGTCTATATCTTCGGAGCATCAAGGTGCAATGATAACGAAAGGAACTACGATCACTATCCAGCCATCGCTGTTCTGGGATCTACTCGATCCGAAAATCTGTCCAACGGAAACGCCGGGATCGTCCGGGCTGGCAGCTCCCGGTGCTAGGATGCGCGTTACAACGCAGTTCATGCATCCGCTTAGTGAGGATGAGCCGTCGGTAGGgcaggaagagaggggtgtgggtggggttggtggtggcggcgaggGTTTATTACCAGATGTTCATGCGCATGAGTTGGAGCAATTGTCGTTGGATGAGTTATTTGGGCAGTTGGGAGATGATGAGTTTACTTGGACGCTTTGA